The Mangifera indica cultivar Alphonso chromosome 12, CATAS_Mindica_2.1, whole genome shotgun sequence DNA window TACTGTATGGTTGAAAGCAGAAATTACTGCTCTTAAGTGCCATATTTTGCTATTAGTACTAGCtaaccatataaataaaattaaagttatccCCTCTACCTTCAACTGTTTCCTCTGCTTTGCTTTGTCTTGttatatcattataaataaactaaatgTATAATGCAGTTTGTAATATCTGCTAATACTTCTTTCCACAGGATTCGGAGAATTATGTATGGTCATCACGTATTATCCTGATGGTCTATTCATTCAATTGGTACCCCTAGCTTGTTTCTAGGGATGATATCCCAGGTTCAAGTCAATGTGACACACATTGCGTCGATGCAAAGTAAGAGATATATTCAGACTCTGGGTACAAACACTACAAGATAAATCCTAGTGAGGTGGTGAATAAGGGATGATATTGCACGGTTAGAACTCATGGGAGAATGTCAAGCATCCAAAAACTGTTAAGGCATGccagaaaaattaattatacaagaCAACAACTATAGATCAAAGCCACAAAAGTGACAAAACATCCAGCCAAATAAAGGAATTCCAATGAACGGTGCTTAGCtgcaagaaatttgaaaaaagaaaatgtctttACATGATCAAAATTTCTAGCGCTAGAAAGGCCAGATAATGCAATAAGAACAAGCAAATAAATTGTTGGATCAAATGGTCATCAAATGTTTGTGTTATATTCATACAGCTTTAAGAGTTCAGTTTGATGACTGCTTACTGAGGTTACCAACACCATTCTTAAAGCATCTACCtcttgataattatattaactacaTTTTGGGATTGAAGACTACAAAGTCGGACGAAGAAGCAGCGTGTTATTACCTCTGCATGGACTTATACAGTACCACTGTCACATACTTGGCTAAAAATCGATGAGTTGAACCAAGTGCCACCACAGACGGACCACTCTTTCCCTTTTGCATATAAAGATGATTAAGGATTACATGCTGAGGTCTTGCGAGAGGAGGTGGAATCTCCATGTTGGATGCTGGCAAATTGAGCAGTGTCATTTGCATATGTGGAGGAACCAAAGGTGGCTCCTTAGCAAAATCCTCAGCTGTGAGTTGCAAGTTGTTATAGCTCATCTCAGGAGACTGAGGGGGTTCGAAACTAGATATACTTTCAAGGTCCTCTGGAACATACTCCTGCAAAGCAAATCAATAAAGACCATTGTTCACAACTGAAAATTTTCTGCCTTTAAACAATCATACTTTCTAGCACACGCTAGAGAATAGTTTCTGCCTACCAGAACCACTTTAGTGCCAAATCTGAACCCACTAATATTCAATCAAGAAAACCATTCCCTTTCAGAACTTTGCTCCAATCTCAGGAGCTTGAGATCTTTCGTAATCTAATAAATGTGAGTCTTCATCCAACAGTAGAATGCCAAACAaactaaaaaaccaaaattaaaatgtgCATCGACTTGAGGAAAGAAAATTCCATTACAAATGGggataaaaattgttttacctTTGACTCATATAAAGATAgagaagcaaaaacaaaaacttaaatctTAACTCTATAATCTTAGGTATGTTGATATTCCAGCATGCTTTTCCAGTGGTCTTTGAAATTTACACTCACTAGTTCTTACATTGTCACAACCTTATACAGAATGAATTTTGCTATGCCAAAAAGGAAAACCAGCAAAAATAACCTATATGGACAAACATGCATTGAAGACATGACACAAGGGCAAACAACAAATATATGAGAATAAGATGGGCATGgtataaaactaaaaatcaaagaaatacaAAAGTTTTAATGCTTAAACCTCAAGGTACCAGATATCAATACTTCAATCACTGTATAAATGCAGGCCATGTAAAATTTTCACTATTAAGCCAACATTCATGTTTGAACATGTCACACTAAGGCAACATCTACATTGAGATACCAAACATTTACAAAAACTTAGCCAGAAATCTACTCAATTACCAGTTACCACCCCCTCCCACACCCTCTTTGCCACCTAAGCCTTTTCGTCTTCACCTACCCCCTTCTTATCTCTAAGTAACATCCAAGACTCGGACTCAGAGGAAGGTAAAGGAATTTTTATGAGTAGGAATGCTAAGAAATATCTTAAACCAATCTTTCCAGTTTAGcataaagtttagttttcatcCCATTCATGTTTCAACAAAGTTCTGACACTCATGTCATGCATAACCACATAAGACCCACAGCAAAGTTCAAATTTCAACTAAGAATGACATAAAAGCAGGAATGCTCTAAGCTTCAACCATCACATTCATCTAGCAGACATGCAAACTTTGGAAAAGAAACAAACCTGCAAGTCTAAGATGTTATAAGAATTGCCGACATCATCTTGAACCCAAGGCAAGTCAGGGGCATACCTCCACTGTCCATCAACAAGAAACCTGTACTGATAAACACCTGATGGCAGTACTTTCATAATAGTGAAGTCTTTTCCTGATCTCTGCAAGGGTATTCTGATCAAGAAGCAATATGTGAGGCATTTTCAGAAAGGAAATTgaacttaaaagaataaaaaagcaGCAATTTTTTGTTAACCTTGTCTTCCAGTTATCCCATGATCCCTCAACTGCTACTTCCTGGCCATCATAACTCCATGTGATCATTGTTGGTATTCCTATCTCATTGCTGACATCTTCATAACGTGAACTGCTTTGCATCCATGAATGACTTGGAATGTGAATCTCATCTGCTCTTTGCAATGGAGCAACAGGGACCTAAAAGAAAcatagagaaaaaatgaaaacccaAACTTTTTGAAAATAGTAAACAtccaatcaaaataaaaattgacaaCTAATCTCCAGAGCAGAGAGGATAGTTCATGCTAATCAACTCTTGGGCACTGTTTTCTACACAAACTAACCTGAaagatgataaattaaattCCCCCAGAACTTAAATCAAACATGAGGTCAGCATGTAAAAATGACAACGAACAAATAACATCATGTCTGATAGCATCTGCAAGAATCCTCAGAGATGCTACCCATTACCAACCCAAACTcctcaaaacattaaaaatcgTAATTTCCACAGCAGAATTCAATGAAATCAATCAAACAACTCATCTTCAGCTCCAGCAATATCAATTAACCtaacaaaaaacttaaaaagacAAAACCCCACAAACAAATTCAATCCAGGCAATAAATTTCACCATAATTCctaaacacaaatcaaatctacccACCCTCACATATGTCAACAGAgcattaaaatgagaaaaaaattgaagaaagaaaagtaacCTGAGGAGTGAACAAGAGAGGGGAATGGGTGGTTCTGGGGCTATGAGGAGGCGACTGACCCATCAAACCATCAGGCGCTCCCATGCCCTCTTCTTGAACACTGTTATTACTTTCCCCTTCTTCAACCCCAGATGGGCTGCTGCTTCCATCTTCTCTTCCATTGACATTCCccattattattaaattaatcaaaacccacTTGAGGAATCCCTCACTCACAGGTAATTCTTCATTGAAATTACATTTATACGCACCATGAGTTAAAATCAAGAAGAAcctgattatttttatttacaaaaaatataagggAAGGCCAAAACACCCAGATGCCCGattgaaaatgaaagttaaattataataagaataattataaaaataattataacctCCGCTGAATATGGAAGATCCAATGGTGGCCCAATGAATGAGATGGGTGGTAAGTCACGTCATATTTTTGACATAGTCTCTTCTTCGCTTTgctttatgtattatttattttttaatcttttttaaatgtattactTTTCCAAAAAAAATCTTTGCTTTTCAGAGCTCTGAACAACGAGGAAGAACATGTACGAGAATGCATATACAACTcgtttaaatcataaatttagacaaaattactttcttttttttccacaATAAAGGGTAACAAACATGGCCCCGTTTGTATCTGAAACCATGCTGAGGCTTGACGTGACTTGAGTGACTCCGCTTCCATCCACCTTAGCGTACCTTCAAGTGAAATATGTCTTAGCTGCAATAAAGCAGACACTTGCCTCGGAGAAAGCCTCGTGGGTCACCAGTCCCTTCTGCCTTACTCTGTTTCCAGTGCTAGGTTTCAGTTCTTTAccaatttttattgaaagttttaaattttattacgtATGACAACAAGTATCTCGTTTGGTGTTTGTAGTTTTAGTTTCTGGGTGTGAACTTGGAAACATGGGATTTTAATCTTTCTTGATGTTTTGTTCTAAAGTTCGTAGCTTTGGGTGCTTTTAAGCGTGTAATGCAAAGTTGAGTCAcatgttctctttcttttgccTTGAATTTTCCTGGAAATTTCCTTGATGGAACCTTGCTCAACTTGCTGTTTCAATTACTGACATGTCTGCCATTTGAAGCTTCCCTTGATATGCATACTTTAGTCTTTCGAGGGTTAGGACTTGGAAGAACTTATTTTCCTGAATATgagtttttgttgttgtttgtcTCATTCGCTTTGCCATCTTTAAAATTGATATCTtttgaaatttggtttttgCTCTTCTGAATATGCAAAGCTTGAGAGTCACCTTCCTGAAGCTTAAGTATGTGAGGGTGAGGAGATACAGTGAGTCTTGGTTATCTAATGTCGTGCTATATAGACTGATCCAACAGATGTGTGCATCAGCAGCTACCAACCCTGATCAAATTTTGGGTAGAGTGATCGGACtggttaaaaattttgacaaaattgatGCTTCCAAGGTAGTTAATTGATGTCACATTTCTCTGCTATTTACAGTTGTCTGTGATTGATTTAGGTCGTATTGCATAAATGTTACCTGCTGCATCATTTTCTAGTCTAGACCGTCTATACTCCATTGTCTGTAGGTAATAAAGTAGTGCGGGAAACCTAATAATGGTTTCATATTTGTCCATTGAGCAGGTTACAGAAACAGCTGATTTTCAGAAAGATTTGAACCTGGATAGTCTAGACAGGGTGGAGCTCGTTATGGTTTTCGAGGAAGAGATCTCCATTGAAATCCCAGAAGAAAAAGCAGATAAGCTCACATTTTGTGCTGATATTGCAAAATACATGGCTGAGGAAAAACTTCTGAAGTCCTAAGttgtttccaattttaaatatattcagGAGATGCTTCCTCTCTAATGATTTGTTTTTGGGATATGATTGTAAAGCTATTATTTTGCCACTATTCAAGATCTATAGATACTTATCAGCACTCAAAAGCGTGATAAACATTATTATGAAATCATCACTCAGGGCTCGAAATGAAATAGAATATGATCATTTACATATTCAtacagtatatatatatatatatatatatatatatatatatatatatatatatatatatatatatatttatatttatacacacaCTTTCAGAACTCATAGCCGGAGGGGATAGAACTCTTGCAACTCTTGTGCTGTGACTGAAGCGCCATCTGTGAGCCATGATGTCAAATCCCAATCTGCTTGTAGACCAATGTGTATCTACCATCCAATCTGTTTGTCACTGCTTCCTTTACTGTTACATGCTCCTAAGGATTTTGATGTCAAATGTAGTAACTTTATTCTCCCGGTTGCATAAGTTCGGATGCCATTCCCAACCGATGACAAAGTCAATCCTCTGTGCCTGTTAATGTAAGTTGGTCTGCAGAGTGAGTTCCTGGGTACTCGAAGAACCTTAACTGAACACGACTTTTCCAAGTGCGTAATAGCATGCAGATGGGAAGGAAGATCAATCATGAAATCACCATATTCATCTGTAACAGCCTGAGAGTTTGATATGGTTCTCCTATTGCTGTTATGGCAGTTAACAGTCACCAGAGCACCTGCAGAAAATTGAGATTTCAAGTCATGATCAATTATTGATATccactttaaatacacaaatacatacacacttatgtgtgttattacatgattgggtgttactttatctttaattcaaaattgactaatcacatgatgatatacataaaatgtgtacccatttgtatatataaagtggatacatatagttttattgttgataatTAAATAAGATGAGTGATATTATCTCCTGCAGATTTTGGAGTTGTTGGAATGTTATATTTAATCGCGATTTTTCACCAACAGTTAATATGACGTCTTCCCTAAATCGACGAACacaaaataatacattaatcaaatttgatgaaaaatcatcaaatacTTGCAAAGAACTCAGATCCACGTTTATTCTGGCAACAGAGATAATGAAGAAAGTTAAATAGTTAATCATATATGTATGAACCTGATATTGGCCATGAACGAAGTTGATCTTCGCCATGCAGACAAGCTTCACAAACAACAGTGCCTGTAACCAGCACGGTTGATAGCTTCTCCTCTCCATATCCAGCCATATGTACCAACTCCTCTCTCGTTAATAACTGATACAACAGGTTACCATTACCGTTACCTTCTTCCGCTGTCGATGTTCGAAGACAGCACACAATGAACACGGTGATGATCATGAGCATCAAGAACAAGGACTTACAGCCCCGAAAGTAGCCCATCTCCTTTGTGTTGAATAAGTTTGTTTccaaggatatatatatatatatatatatatttgctgCTTAGCTAGAGACAGAACAAAGGAGATTCGGGCTCAACGTTTGGCTTTTATAGAGAAATACATTACGTTAAAATTACCTTCATAGGCTTCATAGTGGACGTGACAAAAGAGGGTGAGATTGAGGTTTAGATGAAGGAGAAGGGATAGAAAAATGAGGTCATCTAGAAGAAAGATAGAAAGTTGGTAAGCTACTCTTGGTCTTATGACTCTTATCTTCTACGTATGTAtgcttataattattaatcaatgTGGTTTAGGCAAAAAAAATTCGCTTACCAAAGCTTTGATattttgtatgtatatatgtaaacTTGAGGAAGAAGAAGCGGCGAAGAGTATTTTCAAGCCTGCCCCAACTATTCCCATCTGCAGTATATATAGAGTTTGCAGGTGGGTAATCTATATACCTCAAAATGTCAGGTTGGAGTTGGTGGAGTAAAATTGGGGATACTTGAGGGAGAATATAAATGAGATAGTGAGTGGGAGTGACGGAATTTTCCATGGCAATTAATATTGAATCTGAAGCATACAGCATGCCATTAGATGGCCCCTGTAAAAGGATATATTAGCTACTtttggtgtgtgtgtgtgtgtgtgcgcgtgTTAAAATGCAAATT harbors:
- the LOC123230264 gene encoding SNF1-related protein kinase regulatory subunit beta-2-like; translated protein: MGNVNGREDGSSSPSGVEEGESNNSVQEEGMGAPDGLMGQSPPHSPRTTHSPLLFTPQVPVAPLQRADEIHIPSHSWMQSSSRYEDVSNEIGIPTMITWSYDGQEVAVEGSWDNWKTRIPLQRSGKDFTIMKVLPSGVYQYRFLVDGQWRYAPDLPWVQDDVGNSYNILDLQEYVPEDLESISSFEPPQSPEMSYNNLQLTAEDFAKEPPLVPPHMQMTLLNLPASNMEIPPPLARPQHVILNHLYMQKGKSGPSVVALGSTHRFLAKYVTVVLYKSMQR
- the LOC123230265 gene encoding acyl carrier protein 3, mitochondrial, producing MQSLRVTFLKLKYVRVRRYSESWLSNVVLYRLIQQMCASAATNPDQILGRVIGLVKNFDKIDASKVTETADFQKDLNLDSLDRVELVMVFEEEISIEIPEEKADKLTFCADIAKYMAEEKLLKS
- the LOC123192823 gene encoding uncharacterized protein LOC123192823; the encoded protein is MGYFRGCKSLFLMLMIITVFIVCCLRTSTAEEGNGNGNLLYQLLTREELVHMAGYGEEKLSTVLVTGTVVCEACLHGEDQLRSWPISGALVTVNCHNSNRRTISNSQAVTDEYGDFMIDLPSHLHAITHLEKSCSVKVLRVPRNSLCRPTYINRHRGLTLSSVGNGIRTYATGRIKLLHLTSKSLGACNSKGSSDKQIGW